The Mycolicibacterium arabiense genome has a window encoding:
- a CDS encoding cytochrome P450, producing the protein MRDLKVRIGELARRHVDSMASNGPDCEFVGEVALAFPGYVILSLLGLPEADYPALLRWTQELFGVSDDDSRRGNSAVDMVDVIADFNAYFTDVTARRRESPTDDLGSAIANARIDDRLLTDHEATGYYQIIAAAGHDTTKACLSGGLLALIEHPDELRRLQDDPSLLPSAVEEIIRWTTPVKTFMRTATADTVLGGVPLDAGTAVAMIYPAANRDPAVFPSPMTFDVARTPNRHLGFGAGAHFCLGAALARLEITAFFEELIPRLESIELAGEPAYLPTVFIGGLKRLPVRCRIR; encoded by the coding sequence ATGCGCGACCTCAAAGTTCGGATCGGCGAGCTGGCCAGACGTCACGTGGATTCGATGGCGAGCAACGGTCCCGACTGCGAGTTCGTCGGCGAGGTCGCACTGGCCTTCCCCGGCTACGTCATTTTGTCGCTGCTCGGCCTGCCGGAGGCCGACTACCCGGCCTTGCTGCGCTGGACGCAGGAACTGTTCGGAGTCAGCGACGACGATTCCCGCCGCGGCAACTCCGCCGTCGACATGGTCGACGTGATCGCCGACTTCAACGCTTACTTCACCGACGTGACCGCGCGGCGGCGCGAATCTCCCACCGACGATCTCGGCTCCGCAATCGCCAACGCACGCATCGACGATCGACTTCTCACCGACCACGAGGCAACGGGTTATTACCAGATCATCGCAGCTGCCGGGCACGATACGACGAAGGCGTGCCTGTCGGGCGGCCTGCTCGCGCTGATCGAACACCCCGATGAGCTCCGGCGACTTCAGGACGATCCGAGCCTGCTGCCCTCGGCGGTCGAGGAGATCATCAGGTGGACGACGCCCGTCAAGACGTTCATGCGAACTGCGACCGCCGATACGGTGTTGGGCGGCGTCCCGCTCGACGCCGGCACGGCGGTCGCGATGATCTACCCCGCAGCCAACCGCGACCCCGCCGTTTTCCCCTCCCCAATGACTTTCGATGTTGCGCGAACACCCAACCGGCATCTGGGATTCGGTGCCGGCGCTCACTTCTGTCTCGGTGCGGCGCTTGCCCGTCTGGAGATCACGGCCTTCTTCGAGGAACTCATCCCCCGACTGGAGTCGATCGAGCTCGCCGGCGAGCCGGCCTATTTACCCACGGTCTTCATCGGCGGTCTCAAGCGTCTACCCGTCCGCTGCCGCATCCGGTGA
- a CDS encoding TetR/AcrR family transcriptional regulator has product MTTADASSTRGFTPKGHATRDRILRAAADVLLQGGLSTFSLDKVRQAASVSGSQLDHYFHDRQDLIRSVVARQIDGVLDFHRQPKLGGLDTFEEWEAWADLNVRYLRRIGYRGTTTYHVLAGQLAKSDDDMRRTFADGYGRWVNLLEDSFHRMRSSGALVKSADPRRLAWTVVALHQGAGVLAFTYRRDWPLVEVTRAVVNYVRLFARDPEERAPRRARRSRPRPRVARPSSSPEAPFTRKGLATRARIVEGAAELFLERGVTGTSLDDVRQSVGVSGSQISHYFADKRDLVRQVIAARAAFVVDFHRQPQLNGLDDLSSLRRWADLCWAQAGDNYLRNGCVFGSLSGELLESDDDVLDDLAAGYDEWLALFRAGLSAMAGRGELTSEVDPDHLAVALVAAHQGGTLLTHITGSAEPFTAAVDAVLEYVASFTPSSTRGSAPATPRRSSALR; this is encoded by the coding sequence ATGACCACCGCGGATGCCTCCAGTACACGAGGATTCACACCCAAGGGCCACGCCACCAGAGATCGGATCCTGCGGGCGGCGGCAGACGTCTTGCTGCAGGGCGGCCTGTCGACGTTCAGCTTGGACAAGGTGCGTCAGGCGGCGTCTGTGAGTGGCTCCCAACTCGACCACTACTTTCACGACCGCCAGGACTTGATCCGATCAGTCGTCGCCCGTCAGATCGACGGAGTGCTCGACTTCCACCGTCAGCCCAAGCTCGGCGGTCTCGACACGTTCGAAGAATGGGAGGCGTGGGCCGACCTAAACGTGCGCTATCTGCGGCGTATCGGTTACCGCGGTACGACCACCTACCACGTCTTGGCGGGTCAACTCGCCAAGAGTGACGACGACATGCGGAGAACCTTCGCCGACGGTTACGGGCGCTGGGTCAACCTGCTCGAGGACTCGTTCCACAGAATGAGAAGCTCCGGCGCGTTGGTGAAATCCGCCGATCCGCGCCGGCTCGCCTGGACGGTGGTCGCCCTGCACCAGGGTGCGGGCGTGCTGGCGTTCACCTACCGGCGGGACTGGCCGCTGGTCGAAGTGACCCGAGCCGTGGTCAATTACGTCCGCCTATTCGCGCGGGATCCCGAGGAGCGCGCGCCACGACGGGCCCGCCGCTCGCGCCCCCGCCCGCGGGTCGCGCGACCCTCGAGCTCTCCGGAGGCGCCGTTCACCCGGAAGGGCCTCGCCACACGAGCGCGGATCGTCGAGGGGGCCGCTGAACTGTTCCTCGAGCGCGGTGTCACCGGAACCAGCTTGGACGACGTGCGCCAGTCGGTCGGAGTGAGTGGGTCGCAGATCTCGCACTACTTCGCCGACAAGCGCGACCTCGTGCGTCAGGTGATCGCCGCGCGCGCCGCGTTCGTCGTCGACTTCCACCGGCAGCCGCAGTTGAATGGATTGGACGACCTCAGCTCGTTACGCCGCTGGGCTGATCTGTGCTGGGCGCAGGCCGGTGACAACTACCTCCGCAACGGTTGCGTGTTCGGGTCGCTGTCGGGCGAGCTGCTCGAGTCCGACGACGACGTGCTCGACGACCTGGCCGCCGGATACGACGAATGGCTGGCGTTGTTCCGCGCAGGGCTTTCGGCGATGGCCGGTCGTGGCGAGCTGACGTCGGAAGTAGATCCCGATCATCTCGCCGTAGCGCTCGTCGCCGCACATCAGGGCGGCACGCTTCTGACGCACATCACCGGCTCAGCCGAACCCTTCACCGCCGCCGTCGATGCCGTGTTGGAGTACGTCGCCTCCTTCACCCCGTCCTCGACACGAGGGTCTGCGCCAGCCACTCCCCGACGGTCATCCGCACTGCGGTGA